The window TCCAATAACGCTAAGTCCCGGGACTCCGTTTTCTATTCCTTGCAGTCTTAATTCTTCAAGGCTATCGTGATCATCCGGACTAAAGGAAACAACAAGGGATGTGTTGCGCTTGTGCGGAACATCCAGTTCCTCACAGACCTTATCGTACATCGTGTTGCCAAGCACATTGAATTTTGCTTTCAGGGTACCTGGATGGGCATCATAACCGCCATGGATAATTGCGGTATTTGCCTTGCTTTGGCCGTTGCTGATATCATCGGTTTTTTCCAGCAGCGCAATGTTCAAACTGTATCTTGACAGCTCTCTGGCCACCGCGCAGCCCACAACGCCCCCGCCAATGATAATTACATCTACCATTTTGTGAACACCACTCTTTAATTTATTTGAATTTATTTTAAAATAATGCAGGGGCAAATTTTGTTCGCCCCTGCAAATATTTTATGAATTCATGGCTATGTACTTACAAGGCATATTAACACTATAATATAACCTAATACATCTTATGAATTTACCACGGAATAGCAGCATATAAGAAAGCAGCGCAGAGAGCACCGATGATTGGCCCAATGATCGGGACAACAAGGCCATAGCTCCAGTTGGAATCGCCCTTGCCTTTGATGGGGAGGATTGCATGAGCAAGACGAGGTCCAAGGTCACGGGCAGGGTTAAGAGCATATCCTGTGAGCCCGCCTAATGACATACCGATGGAAGTGATGATTCCGAATACGAACAGATAGTTCACGCCAGCTGCACCGGCACCAGTTACATTGCCGAAACCGATTATGGCGAAGACAAGTATGAAAGTTGCAACAGCTTCGCAGAAGATGTTACGTGGAATATTGCGGATGGACGGACCTGTTGCGAAAACGCCGAGTTTTGTTCCGGCATCTTCTGTTGCGTCGAACTGATCTTTAAACATAAGATAAACAACGACAGCGCCCACAAAAGCACCTGCGATCTGAGCAATAATATAACCGGGAACCATGGCCCAGCTAAATTTTCCTATTGCAGCCAGAC of the uncultured Caproiciproducens sp. genome contains:
- a CDS encoding MIP/aquaporin family protein, translating into MLPYLAEFLGTMMLIILGDGVVCNVSLNKSGQKGGGSVQTGIAWGLAVMVPACIFGAASGASFNPALTIGLAAIGKFSWAMVPGYIIAQIAGAFVGAVVVYLMFKDQFDATEDAGTKLGVFATGPSIRNIPRNIFCEAVATFILVFAIIGFGNVTGAGAAGVNYLFVFGIITSIGMSLGGLTGYALNPARDLGPRLAHAILPIKGKGDSNWSYGLVVPIIGPIIGALCAAFLYAAIPW